A DNA window from Pyrus communis chromosome 3, drPyrComm1.1, whole genome shotgun sequence contains the following coding sequences:
- the LOC137729405 gene encoding rho GDP-dissociation inhibitor 1-like produces MEGGKRADEAGASSSGGFSSAGAVSDQGRGRQEKQKEMAEKLSAFCDVGEEEEKEDDKSNGVAAGGGFVPGPLVSLKEQIEKDKDDESLRRWKEKLLGCLEMESDLNGQMEPEVKFHSIGIISDDFGEITTPLPVAENQINHVLFTLQEGSQYRLKLTFSVLHNIVSGLIYSNTVWKGGLQVDQSKGMLGTFAPNKEPYVHTLEEETTPSGLLARGIYAAKLKFEDDDRRCHMELHYSFEIKKG; encoded by the exons atggagggaGGGAAGAGGGCAGATGAAGCAGGGGCATCATCGTCAGGTGGGTTTTCATCAGCTGGGGCTGTAAGTGATCAGGGAAGAGGAAGACAAGAAAAGCAGAAGGAAATGGCTGAAAAGCTGAGTGCTTTTTGTGAtgttggggaagaagaagagaaagaagatgatAAGAGTAATGGGGTTGCTGCTGGTGGTGGTTTTGTTCCTGGGCCTTTGGTTTCTCTCAAGGAACAGATTGAGAAAGACAAG GATGATGAAAGCTTAAGGAGGTGGAAAGAGAAACTGCTCGGTTGCTTGGAAATGGAAAGCGATTTGAATG GCCAAATGGAACCTGAAGTCAAATTTCACTCCATCGGAATCATCTCTGATGACTTCGGGGAAATCACTACTCCCTTACCTGTTGCAGAAAATCAGATCAACCATGTCCTGTTTACATTGCAAGAGGGATCTCAATATCGCCTTAAGCTAACATTTAGCGTTCTGCACAACATTGTTTCTGGCCTTATCTACTCCAACACAGTGTGGAAGGGAGGACTCCAAG TCGATCAGAGCAAAGGCATGTTGGGTACGTTTGCTCCTAACAAAGAACCATATGTGCACACTTTGGAAGAGGAGACCACTCCATCTGGGTTGCTTGCAAGGGGCATATATGCAGCAAAGCTTAAG